One Amycolatopsis sp. NBC_00355 genomic window carries:
- a CDS encoding acyclic terpene utilization AtuA family protein, giving the protein MTETALRIGNASGFYGDRFSAVREMLTGGPLDVLTGDYLAELTMLILGRDRMKDTNRGYAKTFLRQMEENLELAKENGVKIVANAGGLNPSGLADALRELVDKLGIDVKIAHVEGDDLVARADELGLGKPLTANAYLGAWGIAECLNAGADVVVTGRVTDASVIVGPAAAHFGWARDDYDALAGAVAAGHVIECGAQATGGNYAFFTEHSLGLPGFPIAEIEADGSSVITKHPGTGGVVTTGTVTAQLLYEITGARYAGPDVTTRFDTLSVSQDGPDRVRISGVRGEAPPPTLKVALNTLGGFRNETTFVLTGLDIDAKAALVKEQLEGALKDRPPAEVKWTLARTDHADADTEQTASALLHVAVKDADPKVAGRAFTGAAVELALASYPGFHVTAPPSDASPYGVYTAAYVDAGTVPHVAVLPDGMRVDIAPSASTVELSDVDEPALPEPLDHGPVRRAPLGSVIGARSGDKGGNANLGVWVRSDEAWRWLAHRLTVAEFKLLLPETADLPVTRYLLPNLRAMNFVVEGILGQGVASQARFDPQAKAFGEWLRSREIDIPEVLLPQLGGPGGLAPRLGSGARPQEAQ; this is encoded by the coding sequence ATGACAGAGACCGCCTTGCGGATCGGCAACGCGTCCGGGTTCTACGGCGACCGTTTCTCCGCCGTGCGCGAGATGCTCACCGGCGGCCCGCTCGACGTCCTCACCGGCGACTACCTGGCCGAGCTGACCATGCTCATCCTCGGCCGCGACCGGATGAAGGACACGAACCGCGGGTACGCCAAGACATTCCTCCGCCAGATGGAGGAGAACCTCGAACTGGCGAAGGAAAACGGCGTCAAGATCGTCGCCAACGCGGGGGGCCTCAACCCGTCCGGGCTGGCCGACGCGCTGCGCGAGCTGGTCGACAAACTCGGCATCGACGTCAAGATCGCGCACGTCGAAGGCGACGACCTGGTCGCCCGCGCGGACGAGCTGGGTCTCGGGAAACCCTTGACCGCCAACGCTTATCTCGGCGCGTGGGGCATCGCGGAATGCCTGAACGCGGGGGCCGACGTCGTCGTCACCGGCCGGGTCACCGATGCCTCGGTGATCGTCGGCCCGGCGGCGGCGCACTTCGGCTGGGCCCGCGACGACTACGACGCGCTCGCCGGCGCCGTCGCGGCCGGGCACGTCATCGAGTGCGGCGCCCAGGCCACCGGCGGCAACTACGCCTTCTTCACCGAGCATTCCCTGGGGCTGCCGGGGTTCCCGATCGCCGAGATCGAGGCCGACGGCTCCAGCGTGATCACCAAGCACCCGGGCACCGGGGGCGTGGTGACCACCGGCACGGTCACCGCCCAGCTGCTCTACGAGATCACCGGCGCCCGCTACGCCGGCCCGGACGTCACCACCCGCTTCGACACGCTGTCGGTGAGCCAGGACGGACCCGACCGCGTGCGGATCTCCGGCGTCCGCGGCGAAGCGCCGCCGCCGACGTTGAAGGTCGCGCTCAACACCCTCGGCGGGTTCCGCAACGAGACGACGTTCGTCCTGACCGGACTCGACATCGACGCGAAAGCCGCGCTGGTGAAGGAACAACTCGAAGGTGCCTTGAAGGACCGGCCGCCCGCCGAGGTCAAGTGGACACTGGCCCGCACCGACCACGCCGACGCCGACACCGAGCAGACCGCGAGCGCGCTGCTGCACGTCGCGGTCAAGGACGCCGACCCGAAGGTCGCCGGCCGCGCTTTCACCGGCGCGGCGGTCGAACTCGCGCTGGCCAGCTACCCCGGCTTCCACGTCACGGCCCCGCCGTCGGACGCCTCGCCGTACGGCGTCTACACCGCGGCTTATGTGGACGCCGGGACGGTGCCGCACGTCGCGGTGCTGCCGGACGGGATGCGTGTCGACATAGCGCCATCCGCGTCCACTGTGGAGCTGTCCGATGTGGACGAGCCCGCGCTGCCCGAACCGCTGGACCACGGTCCGGTGCGGCGGGCGCCGCTGGGCAGTGTCATCGGCGCGCGCAGTGGCGACAAGGGCGGCAACGCCAACCTGGGCGTGTGGGTGCGCTCCGACGAGGCCTGGCGGTGGCTCGCGCACCGGCTGACCGTCGCGGAGTTCAAGTTGCTGCTGCCCGAGACCGCCGACCTGCCGGTGACGCGCTACCTGCTGCCGAACCTGCGCGCGATGAACTTCGTCGTCGAAGGCATCCTCGGGCAAGGCGTCGCCTCGCAGGCGCGGTTCGACCCGCAGGCCAAAGCCTTCGGCGAGTGGTTGCGATCCCGCGAAATCGACATTCCCGAGGTGCTCCTACCGCAGTTGGGGGGCCCAGGGGGGCTTGCCCCCCGGCTGGGGTCTGGGGCTCGGCCCCAGGAGGCACAGTGA
- a CDS encoding enoyl-CoA hydratase-related protein — protein sequence MAETTYAVADRIATVTLNRPEARNGYTIRMADELGAAMDRADRDEDVRVVVLTGAGQDFCVGADLSQGGFDFDPATGPDAAWQEPAGRCSKRIFTMNKPVIAALQGAAVGAGSTITLPCDYRLASEDSRFGFVFTRRGIYPEGASAWFLPRLVGMGTALDWMISGRVFPAAEALAKGLVHQVFPTGTVLDEAYKLARELIANTAPVSVAVTRQLLYRMASADSPFPVHELDSRLIGGLGTNADAVEGVMSFLQKRPPSWGLRVDKDLPDYLPWLDA from the coding sequence ATGGCCGAGACCACCTACGCCGTCGCGGACCGGATCGCCACGGTGACGCTGAACCGCCCCGAGGCGCGCAACGGCTACACGATCCGGATGGCCGACGAGCTCGGCGCGGCGATGGACCGCGCCGACCGCGACGAGGACGTCCGCGTGGTGGTGCTGACCGGCGCGGGCCAGGACTTCTGCGTCGGCGCCGACCTGTCGCAGGGCGGGTTCGACTTCGACCCGGCGACCGGCCCGGACGCGGCCTGGCAGGAACCCGCCGGCCGCTGCTCGAAGCGGATCTTCACGATGAACAAGCCGGTGATCGCGGCCCTGCAGGGCGCGGCCGTCGGCGCCGGCAGCACGATCACGCTCCCCTGCGACTACCGCCTCGCCTCCGAGGACTCGCGGTTCGGCTTCGTCTTCACCCGCCGCGGCATCTACCCCGAAGGCGCGTCGGCGTGGTTCCTCCCCCGGCTCGTCGGCATGGGCACCGCGCTCGACTGGATGATCAGCGGCCGCGTCTTCCCCGCGGCCGAAGCTCTCGCAAAGGGACTGGTGCACCAGGTTTTCCCGACCGGGACGGTGCTCGACGAGGCCTACAAGCTGGCGCGCGAGCTGATCGCGAACACCGCACCGGTGTCCGTCGCGGTCACCCGCCAGCTGCTTTACCGGATGGCGAGCGCCGACTCGCCGTTCCCGGTGCACGAACTCGACTCGCGCCTGATCGGCGGCCTGGGCACGAACGCGGACGCCGTCGAAGGGGTCATGTCGTTCCTGCAGAAGCGGCCACCGTCGTGGGGCCTGCGCGTCGACAAGGACCTGCCCGACTACCTCCCCTGGCTGGACGCATGA
- a CDS encoding acetoacetate decarboxylase family protein, which produces MTTYPPQPWNLVADARVSIWRVPAADLPALAAEPVVIAGHASVFTAWIDYTPPGQLTYHELLAAVAVKGRRVSCSITGIWVDSEVSLAGGRELWAIPKDLATLDFTGGRTFTATAATADDWIATAAFKRRTGLPLRLPTTFDVVQERDGLLRTPVGAKISPRPASADWSFNPSGPLGYLASRRPVTSLELPASDLRFGA; this is translated from the coding sequence ATGACCACCTACCCACCGCAGCCCTGGAACCTGGTCGCCGACGCGCGGGTGTCGATCTGGCGCGTCCCGGCCGCGGATCTGCCGGCGCTCGCCGCGGAACCCGTGGTGATCGCCGGGCACGCGTCGGTGTTCACGGCGTGGATCGACTACACCCCGCCCGGGCAGCTCACCTACCACGAGCTGCTGGCCGCGGTGGCGGTCAAGGGACGCCGGGTGTCGTGCTCGATCACCGGGATCTGGGTCGACAGCGAGGTGTCCCTGGCCGGCGGCCGCGAACTGTGGGCGATCCCGAAGGACCTGGCGACCCTGGACTTCACGGGCGGCCGCACCTTCACGGCGACCGCGGCCACGGCGGACGACTGGATCGCGACGGCGGCCTTCAAACGCCGCACCGGATTACCGCTACGCCTGCCGACGACGTTCGACGTGGTCCAGGAACGCGACGGCCTGCTGCGCACCCCGGTCGGCGCGAAGATCAGCCCGCGCCCGGCGTCGGCGGACTGGAGTTTCAACCCGAGCGGCCCGCTGGGCTACCTGGCGTCACGACGCCCGGTGACGAGCCTCGAACTCCCCGCGTCCGACCTCCGCTTCGGCGCCTGA
- a CDS encoding ribonucleoside-diphosphate reductase subunit alpha, producing MSVETGQRPPAAADTLTAIRVIRRDGSVSPFDAGKISVALTKAFLAVEGGDAAASSRVHHVVAELTQQVETTLLRHAGPETALHIEQIQDIVELALMRGEHHKVARAYVLYREEHSKARKATEPTTPAEATLSVKGVDGVLRPLDWARVSHVVGEAVSGLDDVTAEPVLAEAKRNLYDGISADELALAQIMAARVLVEQEPNYSYVSARLLLDKLRGEALSYLAGRPRLASQDEMAGEYPAYFRNYLRRAVELELVDGELLSFDLDKITAAIEAKRDLDFGFLGLQTLYDRYFQHHNGTRFELPQAFFMRVAMGLAIREDDREARAIEFYELLSTFHFMASTPTLFNSGTTRAQLSSCFLTTVDDDLDSIFQAYKNNALLAKYSGGLGNDWTPVRGLGAHIKGTNGQSQGVVPFLKIANDTAVAVNQGGKRKGAACAYLETWHVDIEEFLDLRKNTGDDRRRTHDMNTANWVPDEFLRRVEADAQWTLFSPNETPDLHDLYGNAFSQRYAEYEAMAERGEIKVFRKIRAVELWRRMLTMLFETGHPWITFKDPCNLRSPQQHVGVVHSSNLCTEITLNTNVEEVAVCNLGSVNLLKHVTPEGLDTKRLEKTVRTAVRMLDNVIDINFYTIPEARRSNLRHRPVGLGIMGFQDALFEIGVPFASDEAVTFADVSMEHLSYYAISASTDLAEERGQYQSFEGSLWSKGILPIDSLQLLIDARRGDGLDVDTSTTLDWAPLRERVKTVGMRNSNVMAIAPTATISNISGVGQSIEPLFQNLFVKSNMSGDFTVVNPHLVKSLKARGLWDEVMVSDLKYFDGSLGRIDRVPDDLKALYATAFEIESKWIVDAGSVRQKWIDQAQSLNLYIAAPSGRKLDELYRYAWHKGLKTTYYLRAQSATHVEKSTLRGTDGKLNAVSSGTATATATATAAPAAAPAAPAATPAPAPSPAAAVPAVPVTAPAAKPEPKEMPKVEDVDFVATEGAACRIDDPDCEACQ from the coding sequence ATGTCAGTCGAAACCGGGCAGCGGCCGCCCGCCGCCGCCGACACACTCACCGCGATCCGGGTCATCCGGCGGGACGGCAGCGTGTCGCCGTTCGACGCCGGGAAGATCTCGGTCGCGCTGACGAAGGCGTTCCTCGCGGTCGAGGGCGGCGACGCCGCCGCGTCCTCCCGCGTGCACCACGTCGTCGCGGAGCTGACCCAGCAGGTGGAGACGACCCTGCTGCGCCACGCCGGTCCCGAGACCGCGCTGCACATCGAGCAGATCCAGGACATCGTCGAGCTCGCGCTGATGCGCGGCGAGCACCACAAGGTCGCCCGCGCCTACGTCCTCTACCGCGAGGAGCACAGCAAGGCCCGCAAGGCGACCGAGCCCACGACGCCCGCCGAGGCCACGCTGAGCGTCAAGGGCGTCGACGGCGTGCTGCGTCCGCTCGACTGGGCCCGCGTGTCCCACGTCGTGGGCGAAGCCGTCTCCGGGCTCGACGACGTCACCGCGGAGCCGGTGCTGGCCGAGGCCAAGCGCAACCTCTACGACGGCATCAGCGCCGACGAGCTCGCCCTGGCCCAGATCATGGCCGCCCGCGTGCTGGTCGAGCAGGAGCCGAACTACTCCTACGTCAGCGCCCGGCTGCTGCTGGACAAGCTGCGCGGCGAGGCCCTGAGCTACCTGGCCGGCCGCCCGCGCCTGGCCAGCCAGGACGAGATGGCCGGCGAGTACCCCGCGTACTTCCGCAACTACCTGCGCCGCGCGGTCGAGCTGGAACTGGTCGACGGCGAGCTGCTGTCCTTCGACCTGGACAAGATCACCGCCGCGATCGAGGCCAAGCGAGACCTCGACTTCGGCTTCCTCGGCCTGCAGACCCTGTACGACCGGTACTTCCAGCACCACAACGGCACCCGCTTCGAGCTGCCGCAGGCGTTCTTCATGCGCGTCGCGATGGGCCTGGCGATCCGCGAGGACGACCGCGAAGCCCGCGCGATCGAGTTCTACGAGCTGCTCTCGACGTTCCACTTCATGGCCTCGACGCCGACGCTGTTCAACTCGGGCACCACCCGCGCGCAGCTGTCGTCCTGCTTCCTGACCACGGTGGACGACGACCTGGACTCGATCTTCCAGGCGTACAAGAACAACGCGCTGCTGGCCAAGTACTCGGGCGGCCTCGGCAACGACTGGACCCCGGTCCGCGGCCTCGGCGCGCACATCAAGGGCACCAACGGCCAGTCCCAGGGTGTCGTGCCGTTCCTCAAGATCGCCAACGACACCGCCGTCGCGGTGAACCAGGGCGGCAAGCGCAAGGGCGCGGCCTGCGCGTACCTCGAAACCTGGCACGTGGACATCGAGGAGTTCCTCGACCTGCGCAAGAACACCGGTGACGACCGCCGCCGCACGCACGACATGAACACCGCCAACTGGGTGCCGGACGAGTTCTTGCGCCGCGTCGAGGCCGACGCGCAGTGGACCCTGTTCTCGCCGAACGAGACCCCGGACCTGCACGACCTCTACGGCAACGCGTTCTCGCAGCGCTACGCCGAGTACGAGGCGATGGCCGAGCGCGGCGAGATCAAGGTGTTCCGCAAGATCCGCGCGGTGGAGCTGTGGCGCCGCATGCTGACCATGCTGTTCGAGACCGGCCACCCGTGGATCACGTTCAAGGACCCGTGCAACCTGCGCTCGCCGCAGCAGCACGTCGGCGTCGTGCACTCGTCCAACCTGTGCACCGAGATCACGCTGAACACCAACGTCGAAGAGGTCGCGGTCTGCAACCTCGGCTCGGTCAACCTGCTCAAGCACGTCACCCCCGAGGGCCTGGACACGAAGCGCCTCGAGAAGACCGTGCGCACGGCCGTCCGCATGCTGGACAACGTGATCGACATCAACTTCTACACGATCCCGGAGGCGCGCCGCTCCAACCTGCGTCACCGCCCGGTGGGCCTGGGCATCATGGGCTTCCAGGACGCGCTGTTCGAGATCGGCGTCCCGTTCGCCTCCGACGAGGCGGTGACCTTCGCCGACGTCTCCATGGAGCACCTCTCCTACTACGCGATCTCGGCGTCGACCGACCTCGCCGAGGAGCGCGGCCAGTACCAGTCGTTCGAGGGATCGCTGTGGAGCAAGGGCATCCTGCCGATCGACTCGCTGCAGCTGCTCATCGACGCCCGCCGCGGTGACGGCCTCGACGTCGACACCTCCACGACGCTGGACTGGGCGCCGCTGCGCGAGCGCGTCAAGACCGTCGGCATGCGCAACTCCAACGTGATGGCGATCGCGCCGACCGCCACGATCTCCAACATCTCCGGTGTCGGCCAGTCGATCGAGCCGCTGTTCCAGAACCTGTTCGTCAAGTCGAACATGTCCGGCGACTTCACCGTCGTCAACCCGCACCTGGTCAAGAGCCTCAAGGCCCGCGGCCTGTGGGACGAGGTCATGGTCAGCGACCTCAAGTACTTCGACGGCAGCCTCGGCCGGATCGACCGGGTGCCGGACGACCTGAAGGCGCTCTACGCCACGGCGTTCGAGATCGAGTCGAAGTGGATCGTCGACGCCGGTTCGGTGCGCCAGAAGTGGATCGACCAGGCGCAGTCGCTGAACCTGTACATCGCGGCGCCGAGCGGCCGCAAGCTCGACGAGCTGTACCGCTACGCGTGGCACAAGGGCCTCAAGACCACGTACTACCTGCGGGCGCAGTCCGCGACGCACGTGGAGAAGAGCACCCTGCGCGGCACCGACGGCAAGCTGAACGCCGTCTCTTCCGGCACGGCCACGGCCACCGCCACCGCCACCGCGGCTCCCGCGGCGGCCCCGGCGGCTCCGGCGGCCACCCCGGCGCCGGCTCCCTCGCCGGCGGCGGCCGTCCCGGCGGTGCCGGTGACCGCTCCGGCGGCCAAGCCGGAGCCGAAGGAGATGCCGAAGGTGGAGGACGTCGACTTCGTCGCCACCGAAGGCGCCGCCTGCCGCATCGACGACCCCGACTGCGAAGCCTGCCAGTAA
- a CDS encoding acyl-CoA carboxylase subunit beta, with amino-acid sequence MTTLRSTVDTRAAEFGANREAMLEKLAEIDTEQAKAVAGGGEKYVERHRKRGKLLARERIELLLDEDSPFLELSPLAAWGTDYRVGASLVTGIGVVEGVECLVSASDPTVKGGASNPWTTKKSFRASDIAAQNRLPSINLVESGGADLPTQKEIFIPGGRIFRDITRASAAGCPTVALVFGNSTAGGAYLPGMSDYVVMVKERAKVFLGGPPLVKMATGEESDDESLGGAEMHARTSGLADYLAVDEQDAIRLGRSIIKRLNWTKQGPTPKPDYAEPVYDVDDLLGIVPTDLKVPFDPREVIARVVDGSDFDEFKPLYGSSLVTGWASIHGYPVGVLANAQGVLFGEESQKAAQFIQLANQIHIPLVFLHNTTGYMVGKEYEQSGIIKHGAMMINAVSNSKVPHLSVLMGASYGAGHYGMCGRAYDPRFLFAWPSAKSAVMGPAQLAGVLSIVARAATEARGQEYSEENDKAMRAMVEGQIEAESMPMFLSGMLYDDGIIDPRDTRTVLGLSLSAIHNGPVKGAEGFGVFRM; translated from the coding sequence ATGACGACCCTGAGGTCCACAGTGGACACGCGGGCCGCCGAGTTCGGCGCCAACCGCGAGGCGATGCTCGAAAAGCTCGCCGAGATCGACACCGAGCAGGCCAAGGCCGTCGCCGGCGGCGGCGAGAAGTACGTCGAACGGCACCGCAAGCGTGGCAAGCTGCTCGCCCGCGAGCGGATCGAGCTGCTGCTCGACGAGGACTCGCCGTTCCTGGAGCTTTCGCCGTTGGCGGCCTGGGGCACCGACTACCGCGTCGGCGCGAGCCTGGTGACCGGCATCGGCGTCGTCGAAGGCGTCGAGTGCCTGGTCTCGGCCAGCGACCCGACGGTCAAGGGCGGCGCGAGCAACCCGTGGACGACCAAGAAGAGCTTCCGGGCCTCCGACATCGCCGCGCAGAACCGGCTGCCGTCGATCAACCTCGTCGAGTCCGGCGGCGCGGACCTGCCGACGCAGAAGGAGATCTTCATCCCCGGCGGCCGGATCTTCCGGGACATCACGCGGGCTTCCGCCGCGGGCTGCCCGACGGTCGCGCTGGTGTTCGGCAACTCGACCGCCGGCGGCGCGTACCTGCCCGGCATGTCGGACTACGTCGTGATGGTCAAGGAACGCGCGAAGGTGTTCCTCGGCGGGCCGCCGCTGGTCAAGATGGCCACCGGTGAGGAGTCCGACGACGAGTCGCTCGGCGGCGCCGAGATGCACGCGCGGACGTCGGGCCTGGCCGACTACCTCGCTGTCGACGAGCAGGACGCGATCCGCCTGGGCCGCAGCATCATCAAACGGCTCAACTGGACGAAGCAGGGGCCGACGCCGAAGCCGGACTACGCCGAGCCGGTGTACGACGTCGACGACCTGCTCGGCATCGTGCCGACCGACCTCAAGGTGCCGTTCGACCCGCGCGAGGTCATCGCCCGCGTTGTCGACGGCTCCGACTTCGACGAGTTCAAGCCGCTGTACGGCTCTTCTCTCGTGACAGGCTGGGCGAGCATCCACGGTTACCCGGTCGGCGTGCTGGCCAACGCGCAGGGTGTGCTGTTCGGCGAGGAGTCGCAGAAGGCCGCGCAGTTCATCCAGCTGGCCAACCAGATCCACATACCGCTGGTGTTCCTGCACAACACGACCGGTTACATGGTCGGCAAGGAGTACGAGCAGAGCGGCATCATCAAGCACGGCGCGATGATGATCAACGCCGTGTCGAACTCGAAGGTGCCGCACCTGTCCGTCCTCATGGGAGCGTCCTACGGCGCCGGGCACTACGGGATGTGCGGCCGCGCCTACGATCCCCGCTTCCTGTTCGCCTGGCCGAGCGCTAAGTCCGCGGTGATGGGCCCGGCGCAGCTGGCCGGCGTGCTGTCCATCGTGGCCCGCGCGGCCACCGAGGCGCGTGGCCAGGAGTACAGCGAGGAAAACGACAAGGCCATGCGCGCCATGGTGGAAGGCCAGATCGAAGCCGAGTCGATGCCGATGTTCCTCTCCGGCATGCTTTACGACGACGGCATCATCGACCCGCGCGACACCCGCACCGTGCTGGGGCTGAGCCTGTCCGCGATCCACAATGGACCAGTGAAGGGCGCCGAAGGATTCGGCGTCTTCCGGATGTGA
- a CDS encoding TIGR03084 family metal-binding protein, with amino-acid sequence MADLGVILGDLDAESQALDDVVADLPASDWARETPAAGWTIAHQIAHLAWTDEKALIAAAHPEDWQAEVESLLTAGEHYVDEAAAEGAELPPGELLERWRAGRARLAEALAAVPDGQKLPWYGPPMSAASMVTARLMETWAHGQDVYDALGLRREPTARLWHIARFGTRTRDFAYLLNSLAPPTEEFRVELAAPDGTTWTFGPEDAAQKLTGGAVDFCLVITQRRHPADTDLVAQGPDVEEWLTVAQAFAGPPGSGREAGQFAPPTDSFPRRRQ; translated from the coding sequence ATGGCGGACCTCGGCGTGATCCTCGGGGATCTCGACGCTGAATCACAGGCACTCGACGACGTGGTGGCGGACCTGCCCGCGTCCGACTGGGCGCGGGAAACACCGGCTGCGGGGTGGACCATCGCGCACCAGATCGCGCACCTCGCCTGGACGGACGAGAAGGCCCTGATCGCCGCGGCCCACCCGGAGGACTGGCAGGCCGAGGTCGAAAGCCTGCTCACCGCCGGCGAACACTACGTCGACGAAGCCGCGGCCGAAGGCGCCGAGCTGCCCCCCGGCGAACTGCTCGAACGCTGGCGCGCCGGGCGGGCGCGGCTGGCCGAGGCGCTCGCCGCGGTGCCGGACGGGCAGAAACTGCCCTGGTACGGCCCGCCGATGAGCGCGGCCTCCATGGTCACGGCCCGGCTGATGGAGACCTGGGCGCACGGCCAGGACGTCTACGACGCACTGGGCCTGCGCCGCGAGCCCACCGCGCGGCTCTGGCACATCGCGCGTTTCGGCACGCGGACCCGCGACTTCGCCTACCTGCTCAACTCGCTCGCGCCGCCGACCGAGGAGTTCCGCGTCGAGCTGGCCGCGCCGGACGGCACCACCTGGACGTTCGGGCCCGAGGACGCCGCGCAGAAGCTCACCGGCGGCGCCGTGGACTTCTGCTTGGTCATCACCCAGCGTCGGCACCCGGCCGATACCGACCTCGTGGCGCAGGGCCCCGACGTCGAGGAGTGGCTGACCGTCGCGCAAGCCTTTGCGGGACCTCCGGGGTCCGGCCGGGAAGCGGGGCAGTTCGCCCCGCCGACGGACTCTTTCCCCCGGAGGCGGCAATGA
- a CDS encoding acyl-CoA dehydrogenase family protein — MTDPFRTPERAELRKTVRRFVEQEVLPHLDDWERAGELPRDLHRKAGDLGLLGVAFPEEIGGGDGNYLDALVVAEEMHYAGGSGGLFASLFTCGIAVPHIAEAADPVQIERWVRPTLAGDKIGSLAVTEPDGGSDVAGIRTTAVREGDEYVINGAKTYITSGCRADFVTTVVRTGGEGAHGLSLIVVERGTPGFTVSRKLEKMGWLCSDTAELSYVDVRVPVENLVGAENSGFAQVATQFVTERLSLAVQAYSHAQRALDLTLDWCRLRETFGRPLISRQLVQHKLTEMARKTDVARTYARQAAIRHVSGEEVIAEACFAKNTAVEAAEWVVNEAVQLHGGLGYMREAEVERHYRDVRILGIGGGTNEILTGLAAKRLGYTS, encoded by the coding sequence GTGACCGATCCGTTCCGGACGCCCGAGCGGGCCGAACTCCGAAAGACCGTGCGCCGGTTCGTCGAGCAGGAGGTCCTGCCGCACCTCGACGACTGGGAGCGCGCCGGCGAACTGCCGCGTGACCTGCACCGCAAGGCCGGCGACCTGGGCCTGCTGGGCGTCGCGTTCCCCGAGGAGATCGGCGGCGGTGACGGCAACTACCTCGACGCGCTCGTCGTCGCCGAGGAGATGCACTACGCGGGCGGCTCCGGCGGGCTCTTCGCCTCGCTGTTCACCTGCGGCATCGCCGTGCCGCACATCGCCGAGGCCGCCGATCCCGTGCAGATCGAGCGGTGGGTCCGGCCGACCCTGGCGGGCGACAAGATCGGCTCGCTGGCCGTCACCGAACCGGACGGCGGCTCCGACGTCGCCGGGATCCGGACGACGGCGGTGCGCGAAGGCGACGAGTACGTCATCAACGGCGCCAAGACCTACATCACCTCCGGCTGCCGAGCGGACTTCGTGACGACCGTCGTGCGCACCGGCGGCGAAGGTGCCCACGGGTTGTCGCTGATCGTCGTCGAACGCGGGACGCCCGGGTTCACCGTTTCCCGCAAGCTCGAGAAGATGGGCTGGCTCTGCTCCGACACCGCCGAACTGTCCTACGTGGACGTCCGGGTGCCGGTGGAGAACCTCGTCGGCGCCGAGAACAGCGGATTCGCCCAGGTCGCCACCCAGTTCGTCACCGAACGGTTGTCGCTCGCCGTGCAGGCTTATTCCCACGCCCAGCGCGCGCTCGACCTGACGCTCGACTGGTGCCGGCTGCGCGAGACGTTCGGCCGGCCGTTGATCTCGCGGCAGCTCGTACAGCACAAGCTGACCGAGATGGCGCGCAAGACCGACGTAGCGCGCACCTACGCCCGGCAGGCCGCGATCCGGCACGTGTCGGGCGAGGAGGTCATCGCCGAGGCCTGTTTCGCCAAGAACACCGCCGTCGAGGCCGCCGAATGGGTGGTCAACGAGGCCGTCCAGCTGCACGGCGGGCTCGGCTACATGCGCGAGGCCGAGGTGGAGCGGCACTACCGCGACGTCCGGATCCTCGGCATCGGCGGCGGCACCAACGAGATCCTCACCGGCCTGGCCGCGAAGCGATTGGGATACACCTCATGA